GGAGCTACTGCTGGCTGCTGCCCAGCCCTCGGAGGAACAGGTGCTGAGCAGGCTTACTGCGCCTGTTGTCACCACACAGCTTGACACCAAGAACATCTCCTTTGAGAGGTGAGCTGCTGTAGCTTGCCTAGCCAGAAGCCAACCTGATGGGCCACTCTTTCATGGACCACTCTACCTCCCCAGGAACAAGACTGGCATTCTGGGCTGGCGCAGCGAGAAGACGGAGATGGTGAATGGGTACGAGGCCAAGGTGAGCTCAGGTGCCGAGCAGAGGCTCTCAATCCACTTCCCCAGCCTTGTGGGTACAGGGACACCTATGTCACCCCCATTTACTCCTCACAACAGGCAGGCGCTCTtatccccatttcacagatgtgtACTGAACCCTCTCCATAGCACCCCACTTAATCTTAAGAACTCCGCCAAACTGAGGTTGCCCCCTGTTATCCTGGCCTACAGATGAGGCCCCGAGGATTGGTTTACTGACCTAGTAGAGGCACAGGGGCTCTTACAGGCGACGTGCACAGTTATAGGTAGCAGAGCTAGGATTCATATCTTGGCCACCTGACCTCAAGGTCAGGCCTCTAAAAAACTGTCACCTGCCCAGCACGTGATGAATGAAGGAGCTGACACAGGCTTTAAGGCTCTCTACATGTCTCCTCCCTGGTCAGTGTGCTCAGATAAGAGACCTCAGGTGTCTCAGCTATTGCATGCATCTCACTTTTTTAAGCTGTCTAATTTCTTGTCATTCCAACTAGGATGTGACTCTCAAAGGGGCAGGGGCTGTGTTGGGTGGTTCAGCATCTGTATGCCTGATGCCTGCCTCCAAGGCTGGCATCTAACTGCTTCAAAACACCTGCTAGTCTAGGCTGGGGCTGCAGcgtagtggtagagcacttgctgtgtACCAGAAGCCCCGAGTTTAATCCCAAACACCAGTAAAAGGTTTGTTAAATGACTAAGTAAATGGATGAATAGTTTACCATATTTACTTGCCAACATGCCTAAAGACGGGGGCAGAAGTCCCCTTTAAGACTTTTCTTGGTGGGAGAGTTTAGAATTCCCCTGAGTGGGCGCCAGAGCTGTCCTCAagcttctttgtctctgtccttAGGTCTATGGGGCCTCTAACGTGGAGCTCATCACCCGGACTCGGACAGAGCATCTTTCGGAACAACACAAAGGCAAGGTCAAAGGTAATGAGCTTGAGGCAGATGGGGAGAGATGCTGTAGGATGGGAGGGACACCTCCCATCTGGGTGTCCCCAACAGCATCCCCTGTGCCCAGTGCCAGGATGGCTCAGCCAGAATGGATTTCAATTCAAATAGCTGTGTAACATACTGCAAAGAAGATCCTGGGCTCATTTGGGCTTAGTGACTGATTACTAATGTCTGTATTGCATTTGGGAGAGAAATGTCATGCATACCATTCAGAGGCTAATGTAGTCATCTGTCTCAAACCTGCGTAGAGGAGTCAGGGAGCCTTGCCACAGAGTCTGTGTGCTTGTTTATCTCATACACATCCATTGGGCACTGTTAACCTGTCTCAAGTGGATACAAGAGATGCCTACCTATACACGAACAAAATAAAGTCATTGATATAGAAAATACCTAATCGgaagcattcacacacactccCAAAGAGAAGATGGGTGCTTTGCTGTCCACAGTCACCAACCTAGAGATCGGCATATTGGGAAGTTTCTTCTGAGCCTGAAGTgcttttattgattgattgattgattgattgattattgaGACAAGTCTCATATTCTCACTATGCAACCCTGGTCTCAAATTCTTCATGTagccgggctggcctcaaactcatagacatcccttctccttcctgtctcctgagtgctggcattaaaatgTCACCAGCCATGCTTAGCTTAGGTGTCCTTTCATTTTACCCAAGCTTGCAGAGGTCCTGAACCCTGTTCTCAAGAGTCTtcatgccgggtggtggtggcgcacgcctttagtcccagcacttgggaggcagaggcaggcggatttctgagttcgaggccagcctggtctatagagtgagttcacttgggaggcagaggcaggtggatttctgagttcgaggccagcctggtctatagagtgagttccaggacagccagggctacacagagaaaccctgtctcgaaaaaacacacacacacacacacacacacacacacacacacacacaaaaataataataatcgaACATAAGTCCAGCAGACAGCAAGTAACAGCACTGTCAGCTgacatttaacacacacacacacacacacacacacacatacacacacacacagtgctgggcagtggtggtgcatgcctttaatcccagcacttgggaggcagaggcaggcggatttctgagttccaggccagcctggtctacagagtgagttccgtgtgtgtgtgtgtgtgtgtgtgtgtgtgtgtgtgtgtgtgtgtgtgtatccccaaaggaaaaaaaatcctgacagCAAAACTTtctatacagagtgagttccaggacagccagggctacagccagggctacacagagaaaccctgtcttggaaaaaaaacaaaaacaaaaacaaaaacaaaaacaaaacaaaacaaagagtctTCATCATTTTTAGGTGAAAGTGGCTAGGAATGTGGGGTGTGAGAGCTACCCACACCCCTACCCCAGGCACCCGTATGTTGGGGCTGCAGTATCCCCTAAGACCCCACATTCTTTCTAGGCTGTAAGACACCTCTGCAGTCTTTCCTGGGAATTGCTGAGCAGCACGGGGGCCCCCAAAATGGGGTGAGTGAGTACTAGGGGTTTTATTGTCTTGAAGGGTGGGGATATGGCTTAGGAGTTTTGGGTGGTACCCTGCTTACCATGACCTACGTGGAGAAAGCCATGACAGTCCTATGCTGGGAAGAGCTGTGTCAGCAACCCCTGAGTTGGACTCAGGGATTAAGGACTCCCTCCTGTGTGGTACAGACCCTGATCACTCAGACTCTGAGCCAAGCCAATCCCCCTGCCATCACTGCAGAAGAATACTTCAACCCCAACTTTGAGCTTGGCAACCGGGACATGGGCCGTCCCATGGAACTGACCACCAAGACACAGAAGTGAGGCCCATGCTCTTTCTGGGGAGGGATGGGCAGGGCAGGGGTCCAAGAGGTGTTAGGAGGCCATGGCTTCCTACAGCTTCCCTTACCCCTTGGGATCTGGGGGACCAGGTTCAAGGCCAAGCTGTGGCTGTGTGAGGAGCATCCCCTGTCCCTGTGTGAGCAGGTGGCTCCCATCATCGACCTCATGGCCGTCAGCAATGCACTTTTTGCCAAGCTCCGGGACTTCATCACATTGCGCCTGCCTCCTGGCTTCCCAGTCAAGATTGGTAAGCCACCCACCCCACAGCCCAGCCCCATTTCTCCTCAGCCACTTGGAGAGGATGAGGTTTGGAGGCCATCAGGGCCTAAGGTCTGAGGGGCTAGATGACAGGGCCTAATAGATTCCTTATCCTCAGAAATCCCGATTTTTCACATCCTCAACGCCCGCATCACCTTTGGGAACCTCAATGGCTGCGATGAGCCAGTGCCCTCCGTGCGAGGTAGCCCGAGCAGCGAGACACCCTCCCCTGGCAGTGACTCTTCCAGCGTCAGCAGCTCCAGCTCTACCAGTGAGACTCTCCACTCCCCACAGAGTCCTACCCTTCCCAAGCTCGGCTCCATTTCCCCCCCTGACACCAAGGGGTGAGCCCAGCCCACACCTGACCCCTGGCCCACGCCTCCAGCCTCCTGCCGTGCCTGTGAGATCTCCCCTGCATTGTTCGAGGCCCCACGTGGCTACAGTGTGCTGGGCGGCCAGCGAGAGGCTGCGACTCGTGATGACGATGATGACCTGCTGCAGTTTGCCATCCAGCAGAGCCTGCTTGAGGCGGGCAGTGAGTATGACCAGGTGTGTTCCCCATGCCACTCCAAGCCACAGCAAGTGCAGGCAAGCCCAGCTAACAGGCTTTTCCCTTCAGGTCACCATCTGGGAGGCGCTAACTAACAGCAAGCCAGGCACCCACCCCATGTCCTGTGAAGGCCGCCGACAGGACAGGTCAGTGCCCAAGAGGGCAAAGAGACCTTAGAGGTGCCTGTTCCCTCTCATACCCCAGACCCACACGCACAGAGACCCTCACTAAGCCATTACACTGCACAGTGACACTGGAACCCTACTAGGCCCAGAGAACCCTCAGTGCCTTCAATAGGGCTCCACCTGGTATCAAGAACCTGTTATCAAGATGGCTTCTGCCAGCCCCCTTCCCTGGCACAGGGTGGGTAGCCAGTGCTCCAGGCATGTGCAGAGATCAGGGACCTAGCTCCCTGGAACTTCAGACCCTCAACAACAGACAGGTTGGCGGGACCTGGGATCTGCCACCACTGGGTGGGGCCAGGACAGCCCAGCGAGACTCATGGCTTCCCCTAGAGGGTGGCAAGCCTGCCCAGCCCTGGGACCTCCACGATGTCTCCTGCCCCGCTTACGAGCAGGTGTCCCAGGTATGCCGGGAGCGGGGAGCGCTCGACAAATCCTCCCCGCCCCCAGGAGCGCCCCACCCACGCCGCAGCGCCAGTCCATGCCCCCGGCTCCAGTGCCCAGCCCTCGGCCCAGCCCAGGTCCCGGCTCCAGCAGCCACGTGTTCCGGAGCTACGACGAGCAGCTGAGGCTGGCTATGGAGCTGTCAgcccaggagcaggaggagaggcGGCGGCGAGCGcgccaggaggaggaagagttggAGCGGATCCTGCGGCTCTCGCTGACCGAACAGTAGCGCCTCCTACTGGGACCATCGCTCACTCCACGCAGGACCCGGGTCTGCGCACCTGCCGAGCGGCTGCTGGAGTCTGGAGCCATCGCATTGGGGGTGTAGCAGCGCATCAGGCCTGAGATGCCAGGGGATTGATACAGGCATGGAGTAACTTCCAGGCCAGAGCCCTAGAGGCATGGCTGGTCTCCCTGCTCTGCTGTATGGTGACCCCTAATCCGCTTCTCTGGGCTCAGCTCTGTCCAAGGGCGGAGGCAGGTGTTATTGAAAAGGAAACGAATCCTTGAGAGGAGCATTGTCCCCGTCCCTTGCTCCTTATGGCTGGTCCTCCTTCTTGCTCACTAACCCCTCTCCAGGACACTGTCCCTGAAGCCTTCGCATCTCAGCTCTTCACCCCTGGGAGGCAGCTGATCACCCAGCGTGCTGTGTCGCTGCTTTGTCCCAGACACAAACCAGCACGTCAAGggcccagcccctccccaccccggCATTTCAGCGTCAAGTGCACTTAGCGGGGTGCCCAGCTCCCCCAGCTCCCACACCTGTCCTGTGTCTCAGGGTGGTCCTAGCTTCCCCTTAGGCAGCCAGGAATTGGAATCCCCATGCCTGCAGCACGTTTTTCTTGTGATCAGGGAGTATGTCTAAGGTGCCCCCTAGTTTGGGCAAGGCCTGGTTCCCTCATGGTGCCTTGGGGGAATGGGGGTAGCATATTGGCTTGGGGGCAAGCACTAGACCCGACACAGAAGCGTTGATGAGGGCCCTggcaccactaccaccacccaccCCTTCCTACCAGCTGCTGCTAGCCCTCTGTGGTTGTGCACCCCTCTTGCCCCATTCAGGGGCTGACTAACACCCTTTATCCAATGGTGCTAACCCCGGCTCTCCCTGTTCCACCCTACCCACCTAAAGAAGCACAGGCCCCGTGGAGCAGGGGCCGCACCCTTGTCCTGGGCTGCCTTCTGGCTGGCTTCTCTCTGCCAGGGGCTCAGAGGGGCACAAAAGGGGGTCAAGAAAAGAGCAACAAAGCGAAattgttcttcctcttcccttccctgatGCCAGGGGCACCAGAC
The nucleotide sequence above comes from Arvicanthis niloticus isolate mArvNil1 chromosome 6, mArvNil1.pat.X, whole genome shotgun sequence. Encoded proteins:
- the Ankrd13b gene encoding ankyrin repeat domain-containing protein 13B isoform X2 — protein: MIPANASARKGPEGKYPLHYLVWHNRHRELEKEVRAGQVDIEQLDPRGRTPLHLATTLGHLECARVLLAHGADVGRENRSGWTVLQEAVSTRDLELVQLVLRYRDYQRVVKRLAGIPMLLEKLRKAQDFYVEMKWEFTSWVPLVSKICPSDTYKVWKSGQNLRVDTTLLGFDHMTWQRGNRSFVFRGQDTSAVVMEIDHDRRVVYMETLALAGQDRELLLAAAQPSEEQVLSRLTAPVVTTQLDTKNISFERNKTGILGWRSEKTEMVNGYEAKVYGASNVELITRTRTEHLSEQHKGKVKGCKTPLQSFLGIAEQHGGPQNGTLITQTLSQANPPAITAEEYFNPNFELGNRDMGRPMELTTKTQNFPYPLGSGGPGSRPSCGCVRSIPCPCVSRWLPSSTSWPSAMHFLPSSGTSSHCACLLASQSRLKSRFFTSSTPASPLGTSMAAMSQCPPCEVARAARHPPLAVTLPASAAPALPPPAVPVRSPLHCSRPHVATVCWAASERLRLVMTMMTCCSLPSSRACLRRAVSMTRCVPHATPSHSKCRQAQLTGFSLQVTIWEALTNSKPGTHPMSCEGRRQDRYAGSGERSTNPPRPQERPTHAAAPVHAPGSSAQPSAQPRSRLQQPRVPELRRAAEAGYGAVSPGAGGEAAASAPGGGRVGADPAALADRTVAPPTGTIAHSTQDPGLRTCRAAAGVWSHRIGGVAAHQA
- the Ankrd13b gene encoding ankyrin repeat domain-containing protein 13B isoform X6; this translates as MIPANASARKGPEGKYPLHYLVWHNRHRELEKEVRAGQVDIEQLDPRGRTPLHLATTLGHLECARVLLAHGADVGRENRSGWTVLQEAVSTRDLELVQLVLRYRDYQRVVKRLAGIPMLLEKLRKAQDFYVEMKWEFTSWVPLVSKICPSDTYKVWKSGQNLRVDTTLLGFDHMTWQRGNRSFVFRGQDTSAVVMEIDHDRRVVYMETLALAGQDRELLLAAAQPSEEQVLSRLTAPVVTTQLDTKNISFERNKTGILGWRSEKTEMVNGYEAKVYGASNVELITRTRTEHLSEQHKGKVKGCKTPLQSFLGIAEQHGGPQNGTLITQTLSQANPPAITAEEYFNPNFELGNRDMGRPMELTTKTQKFKAKLWLCEEHPLSLCEQVAPIIDLMAVSNALFAKLRDFITLRLPPGFPVKIEIPIFHILNARITFGNLNGCDEPVPSVRGSPSSETPSPGSDSSSVSSSSSTTSCRACEISPALFEAPRGYSVLGGQREAATRDDDDDLLQFAIQQSLLEAGSEYDQVTIWEALTNSKPGTHPMSCEGRRQDRSAPPTPQRQSMPPAPVPSPRPSPGPGSSSHVFRSYDEQLRLAMELSAQEQEERRRRARQEEEELERILRLSLTEQ
- the Ankrd13b gene encoding ankyrin repeat domain-containing protein 13B isoform X5; the protein is MIPANASARKGPEGKYPLHYLVWHNRHRELEKEVRAGQVDIEQLDPRGRTPLHLATTLGHLECARVLLAHGADVGRENRSGWTVLQEAVSTRDLELVQLVLRYRDYQRVVKRLAGIPMLLEKLRKAQDFYVEMKWEFTSWVPLVSKICPSDTYKVWKSGQNLRVDTTLLGFDHMTWQRGNRSFVFRGQDTSAVVMEIDHDRRVVYMETLALAGQDRELLLAAAQPSEEQVLSRLTAPVVTTQLDTKNISFERNKTGILGWRSEKTEMVNGYEAKVYGASNVELITRTRTEHLSEQHKGKVKGCKTPLQSFLGIAEQHGGPQNGTLITQTLSQANPPAITAEEYFNPNFELGNRDMGRPMELTTKTQNFPYPLGSGGPGSRPSCGCVRSIPCPCVSRWLPSSTSWPSAMHFLPSSGTSSHCACLLASQSRLKSRFFTSSTPASPLGTSMAAMSQCPPCEVARAARHPPLAVTLPASAAPALPPPAVPVRSPLHCSRPHVATVCWAASERLRLVMTMMTCCSLPSSRACLRRAVSMTRCVPHATPSHSKCRQAQLTGFSLQVTIWEALTNSKPGTHPMSCEGRRQDRSAPPTPQRQSMPPAPVPSPRPSPGPGSSSHVFRSYDEQLRLAMELSAQEQEERRRRARQEEEELERILRLSLTEQ
- the Ankrd13b gene encoding ankyrin repeat domain-containing protein 13B isoform X4: MIPANASARKGPEGKYPLHYLVWHNRHRELEKEVRAGQVDIEQLDPRGRTPLHLATTLGHLECARVLLAHGADVGRENRSGWTVLQEAVSTRDLELVQLVLRYRDYQRVVKRLAGIPMLLEKLRKAQDFYVEMKWEFTSWVPLVSKICPSDTYKVWKSGQNLRVDTTLLGFDHMTWQRGNRSFVFRGQDTSAVVMEIDHDRRVVYMETLALAGQDRELLLAAAQPSEEQVLSRLTAPVVTTQLDTKNISFERNKTGILGWRSEKTEMVNGYEAKVYGASNVELITRTRTEHLSEQHKGKVKGCKTPLQSFLGIAEQHGGPQNGTLITQTLSQANPPAITAEEYFNPNFELGNRDMGRPMELTTKTQKFKAKLWLCEEHPLSLCEQVAPIIDLMAVSNALFAKLRDFITLRLPPGFPVKIEIPIFHILNARITFGNLNGCDEPVPSVRGSPSSETPSPGSDSSSVSSSSSTTSCRACEISPALFEAPRGYSVLGGQREAATRDDDDDLLQFAIQQSLLEAGSEYDQVTIWEALTNSKPGTHPMSCEGRRQDRYAGSGERSTNPPRPQERPTHAAAPVHAPGSSAQPSAQPRSRLQQPRVPELRRAAEAGYGAVSPGAGGEAAASAPGGGRVGADPAALADRTVAPPTGTIAHSTQDPGLRTCRAAAGVWSHRIGGVAAHQA
- the Ankrd13b gene encoding ankyrin repeat domain-containing protein 13B isoform X3, with the protein product MIPANASARKGPEGKYPLHYLVWHNRHRELEKEVRAGQVDIEQLDPRGRTPLHLATTLGHLECARVLLAHGADVGRENRSGWTVLQEAVSTRDLELVQLVLRYRDYQRVVKRLAGIPMLLEKLRKAQDFYVEMKWEFTSWVPLVSKICPSDTYKVWKSGQNLRVDTTLLGFDHMTWQRGNRSFVFRGQDTSAVVMEIDHDRRVVYMETLALAGQDRELLLAAAQPSEEQVLSRLTAPVVTTQLDTKNISFERNKTGILGWRSEKTEMVNGYEAKVYGASNVELITRTRTEHLSEQHKGKVKGCKTPLQSFLGIAEQHGGPQNGTLITQTLSQANPPAITAEEYFNPNFELGNRDMGRPMELTTKTQKFKAKLWLCEEHPLSLCEQVAPIIDLMAVSNALFAKLRDFITLRLPPGFPVKIEIPIFHILNARITFGNLNGCDEPVPSVRGSPSSETPSPGSDSSSVSSSSSTTSCRACEISPALFEAPRGYSVLGGQREAATRDDDDDLLQFAIQQSLLEAGSEYDQVTIWEALTNSKPGTHPMSCEGRRQDRCPRYAGSGERSTNPPRPQERPTHAAAPVHAPGSSAQPSAQPRSRLQQPRVPELRRAAEAGYGAVSPGAGGEAAASAPGGGRVGADPAALADRTVAPPTGTIAHSTQDPGLRTCRAAAGVWSHRIGGVAAHQA
- the Ankrd13b gene encoding ankyrin repeat domain-containing protein 13B isoform X1, with translation MIPANASARKGPEGKYPLHYLVWHNRHRELEKEVRAGQVDIEQLDPRGRTPLHLATTLGHLECARVLLAHGADVGRENRSGWTVLQEAVSTRDLELVQLVLRYRDYQRVVKRLAGIPMLLEKLRKAQDFYVEMKWEFTSWVPLVSKICPSDTYKVWKSGQNLRVDTTLLGFDHMTWQRGNRSFVFRGQDTSAVVMEIDHDRRVVYMETLALAGQDRELLLAAAQPSEEQVLSRLTAPVVTTQLDTKNISFERNKTGILGWRSEKTEMVNGYEAKVYGASNVELITRTRTEHLSEQHKGKVKGCKTPLQSFLGIAEQHGGPQNGTLITQTLSQANPPAITAEEYFNPNFELGNRDMGRPMELTTKTQNFPYPLGSGGPGSRPSCGCVRSIPCPCVSRWLPSSTSWPSAMHFLPSSGTSSHCACLLASQSRLKSRFFTSSTPASPLGTSMAAMSQCPPCEVARAARHPPLAVTLPASAAPALPPPAVPVRSPLHCSRPHVATVCWAASERLRLVMTMMTCCSLPSSRACLRRAVSMTRCVPHATPSHSKCRQAQLTGFSLQVTIWEALTNSKPGTHPMSCEGRRQDRCPRYAGSGERSTNPPRPQERPTHAAAPVHAPGSSAQPSAQPRSRLQQPRVPELRRAAEAGYGAVSPGAGGEAAASAPGGGRVGADPAALADRTVAPPTGTIAHSTQDPGLRTCRAAAGVWSHRIGGVAAHQA